The following are encoded in a window of Impatiens glandulifera chromosome 5, dImpGla2.1, whole genome shotgun sequence genomic DNA:
- the LOC124940668 gene encoding protein DESIGUAL 3-like has translation MKMWKKYGIIACIAVVAMDIAAGILALKAEATQDQVKHLRLWMFECKDPSNQAYKLGLAAVVLLSLSHALANFIGGCSSCSMNSSSSFRSSAPSKQCSLACLVLTWVVLVVGLYLLISGIRSNNNSQTSCGFSHPHFLSIGAISCFVHAAFSVSYCLTSTIATHHSTPII, from the exons ATGAAAATGTGGAAAAAATATGGTATTATTGCATGTATTGCGGTGGTGGCTATGGATATTGCAGCAGGGATACTGGCACTCAAAGCTGAAGCTACTCAGGATCAg GTAAAGCATTTAAGGTTGTGGATGTTTGAGTGCAAAGATCCAAGCAACCAAGCTTACAAACTGGGATTGGCCGCAGTGGTTCTTCTTTCTCTATCCCATGCTTTGGCTAATTTCATCGGGGGATGCAGCTCCTGTTCTATGAATTCCTCTTCCTCCTTTAGATCTTCAGCTCCAAGTAAACAGTGTTCCTTGGCTTGCCTCGTCCTTACATGGGTAGTATTGGTCGTGGGACTATACTTGCTCATATCAGGGATAAGATCAAATAACAACTCTCAAACTTCATGTGGTTTCTCTCACCCCCATTTTCTCTCTATTGGAGCCATCTCTTGTTTCGTCCACGCAGCCTTCTCAGTCTCTTATTGCCTAACCAGTACCATCGCAACTCATCATTCTACACCCATCATCTGA
- the LOC124940281 gene encoding formin-like protein 3 has protein sequence MVAGRLRYSFIVFVISLCVIISSAVRSEAKRKILETLIGEGLPTKFQFVDEPTAEQMLISCRKEIASSEAVKSFDSYLEHATTEIAEVNLQKKIELHDVISDLSPLLKQNFLDCLRREILPKENTVDLRIWYSKCLEYVFGCPVVGQDPSQEQEQSNSEKSSELWLSRRLGDSDSSDDKSKKKDKDSSKSKKSKKKSSKKDDEEGQKEIIMASALTALSVVLFSCVCCLCCCNGDGSKVSPRDDSGYRDDGPLLNVCSSDLSAGSTEMSNCVGKSGSKNFRRGASGIDLTTGGGHHDGNSRPSNYIGGTSSGSLLPLPPGRKPPLPTSMSTAKTAAAAAAGEAPESPPVDPQPMPPPPPVPKGPPPPPPPKGGRAPPPMPPKPGNLPKPPSGPHHRGHSSSGGSGDFSGDPDSQKAKLKPFFWDKVMADPDHTMVWHELKAGSFQVNEEMMESLFGYAPVDKAKINRRKESSSEPVPQYIKIIDPKKAQNLSILLKALNVTTEEVCDALNEGNELPTELVHTLLKMAPTAEEELKLRLFSGELCQLGPAERFLKVVVDIPYAFKRMETLFFMSSVLEDMTLMKESFATLEVACTELKKSRLFLKLLEAVLKTGNRMNDGTFRGGAQAFKLDTLLKLSDVKGIDGKTTLLLFVVQEISRSEGVRAAKTARQQSMSSTTKTEDLKDETTPETKEYYRSLGLQVVSSLSTDLINVRKAAVIDGDNIGSTVSKLSQSLLKTKQFLQNEMASLPGESDFRNTVENFVQHTETEIKLIEQEEKRIMAMVKSTGDYFHGDTGKDEGLRLFVVVRDFLIILDKVCKEVKAKTVVAAKQQVPKKSTLSVSASQESRHSNMSEVRERLFPQIKDRRMEGSSSSDDESKSSMSP, from the exons CCTACG GCGGAACAAATGCTTATCAGTTGCAGGAAAGAGATTGCAAGTAGTGAAGCTGTTAAATCTTTCGATTCCTACCTTGAACATGCCACGACTGAGATTGCAGAAGTGAACTTGCAGAAGAAAATAGAACTACATGATGTTATTTCAGATCTTTCTCCGTTATTGAAGCAGAATTTCTTGGATTGTTTGAGGAGAGAAATATTGCCTAAAGAAAATACTGTTGATTTGAGGATTTGGTACTCCAAATGTTTAGAATATGTTTTTGGTTGCCCTGTCGTTGGTCAGGATCCATcacaagaacaagaacaatcAAACTCCGAAAAGAGTTCAGAGCTATGGCTATCAAGACGTCTTGGTGACTCGGATTCTTCTGATGATAAGTCTAAGAAGAAGGACAAGGATTCGTCCAAGTCTAAGAAGAGTAAAAAGAAATCTTCAAAAAAGGATGACGAGGAGGGACAGAAGGAAATCATTATGGCATCGGCCTTAACAGCTCTGAGTGTAGTATTATTTTCTTGTGTTTGTTGCCTATGTTGCTGTAACGGAGATGGAAGCAAAGTGAGCCCAAGAGATGACAGCGGATATAGAGATGATGGTCCTCTTCTTAACGTTTGTTCAAGCGATCTATCTGCTG GTTCGACCGAGATGTCTAATTGTGTAGGAAAGTCAGGTAGTAAAAACTTCAGAAGAGGAGCATCGGGTATTGATTTAACAACAGGAGGTGGACACCATGACGGGAATTCTCGACCATCGAACTATATTGGAGGCACTTCTTCTGGGAGTCTCTTGCCATTACCGCCTGGACGAAAGCCTCCTCTTCCAACGTCAATGTCAACGGCAAAGacggcagcagcagcagcagcaggagAAGCACCTGAATCACCTCCTGTAGATCCGCAGCCAATGCCACCACCACCTCCAGTACCTAAGGGTCCTCCTCCTCCCCCTCCTCCAAAAGGTGGCCGTGCTCCACCTCCTATGCCACCAAAACCTGGAAATTTGCCTAAACCTCCGTCCGGTCCTCACCATAGAGGGCACTCTTCTTCGGGTGGAAGTGGTGACTTTTCTGGTGACCCGGATTCTCAAAAGGCCAAGCTTAAGCCATTCTTTTGGGATAAGGTTATGGCTGATCCTGATCATACCATGGTCTGGCATGAACTTAAAGCTGGGTCCTTTCA GGTGAATGAGGAAATGATGGAATCTCTATTTGGGTATGCTCCTGTGGATAAAGCAAAGATAAACAGGAGGAAAGAGTCGTCTTCTGAACCCGTTCCTCAgtatatcaaaattattgatCCTAAAAAGGCGCAGAATTTGTCAATCCTTCTGAAAGCACTGAACGTAACAACAGAAGAAGTTTGTGATGCGCTCAATGAAG GAAATGAACTCCCGACAGAGCTTGTGCACACGTTATTAAAGATGGCACCGACAGCAGAGGAAGAACTAAAGCTTAGATTGTTTAGTGGCGAGCTTTGTCAGCTGGGACCTGCAGAACGTTTCCTGAAAGTGGTGGTTGATATTCCATATGCGTTTAAACGGATGGAAACCTTATTCTTCATGAGCTCAGTGCTGGAGGATATGACATTGATGAAAGAATCATTTGCAACTTTAGAG GTAGCTTGTACGGAGCTGAAGAAGAGCAGATTATTCTTGAAGCTTTTGGAGGCTGTTCTGAAAACAGGCAACCGTATGAACGACGGTACATTCCGTGGAGGAGCACAAGCGTTCAAACTGGACACGCTTCTGAAACTATCGGACGTTAAAGGAATCGACGGAAAGACGACTCTCCTTCTGTTTGTGGTTCAGGAAATTTCGCGATCAGAAGGTGTTAGAGCTGCAAAAACAGCAAGGCAGCAGAGCATGTCCAGCACGACGAAAACAGAGGATCTAAAGGACGAAACGACTCCCGAAACTAAGGAATACTACCGCAGCCTTGGGCTACAGGTGGTTTCGAGTTTAAGCACGGACCTTATCAATGTAAGGAAGGCAGCAGTGATAGATGGGGATAACATAGGGTCGACAGTTTCGAAACTTAGTCAGTCATTGTTGAAGACGAAGCAGTTTCTTCAGAATGAGATGGCCTCTCTTCCGGGAGAGAGTGATTTTCGTAATACGGTAGAGAACTTTGTGCAGCATACTGAAACGGAGATAAAGTTGATAGAGCAGGAGGAGAAGAGAATAATGGCTATGGTGAAGAGCACGGGAGATTACTTCCATGGAGATACGGGTAAGGACGAAGGATTAAGGTTGTTTGTGGTTGTGAGGGATTTCTTGATAATATTAGACAAGGTATGTAAGGAAGTGAAAGCAAAAACAGTTGTAGCTGCAAAACAACAGGTTCCGAAGAAGAGTACTCTGTCAGTATCAGCTTCTCAAGAGTCTCGTCATTCAAATATGAGCGAAGTTCGCGAGCGACTATTTCCCCAAATCAAAGACCGGCGGATGGAAGGATCCAGCAGTTCTGATGATGAAAGCAAAAGCAGCATGTCTCCGTAG
- the LOC124938782 gene encoding scarecrow-like protein 32, translating to MKADLIRESTSVDQNPNVLNSQQNSLSGALRGCLGNLDAACIEKLLLHCASALERNDVTLAQQVMWVLNNVASSTGDPNQRLTSYFLRALVSRATRVCPTAMNYFDTATCGGIQRRLMSVTELAGYVDLIPWHRFGFCVSNSAIFKAVEGCHRVHILDFSITHCMQWPTLIDALAKRPEGPPSLCITVPSWRPPVPPSLNVSIEEVGMRLANFAKFRDVPFEFKVIEFSSSSMLNLKTLNLIRDDEALVINCQNWLRYLLDEENEMINASSYRDSFLEIVKDLNPRMVVVVDEDSDMNSPSLCSRITTGFNYLWIPFDALETFLPKESRQRIEYEADMGHKIENIVGFEGIQRIERLESGMKLSQRMKKVGFGSVGFDEETVREVKSLLDEHASGWGMKKDEDDVLVLTWKGHNSVYATAWVPNISG from the exons ATGAAGGCAGATCTGATTCGAGAAAGCACTTCTGTTGATCAAAACCCTAATGTTTTGAACAGCCAGCAGAATTCTCTGTCGGGTGCCCTTAGAGGATGCCTTGGTAACCTAGACGCCGCTTGCATAGAGAAGCTCCTACTCCATTGCGCAAGTGCCTTGGAGAGAAACGACGTCACTTTGGCTCAACAAGTCATGTGGGTTCTTAACAACGTGGCTTCTTCTACCGGTGACCCTAACCAAAGACTCACATCATATTTCTTAAGGGCACTTGTCTCCCGTGCAACTAGGGTTTGTCCAACCGCCATGAATTATTTCGACACTGCTACATGTGGGGGGATTCAAAGGAGGCTGATGTCGGTAACTGAATTGGCAGGATATGTTGACCTCATCCCTTGGCACAG GTTTGGCTTTTGTGTTTCTAACAGTGCCATATTCAAGGCTGTTGAAGGATGTCATAGAGTTCATATTTTGGATTTTAGCATCACTCATTGCATGCAGTGGCCTACTTTGATTGATGCATTGGCGAAGCGGCCCGAGGGGCCACCTTCGCTATGCATCACCGTGCCGTCGTGGAGACCTCCTGTCCCACCATCGCTGAATGTGTCCATCGAAGAAGTTGGCATGCGGTTGGCGAATTTTGCCAAATTTAGAGACGTTCCTTTCGAATTCAAGGTCATTGAATTCTCCAGTAGTTCAATGTTGAATCTCAAGACTTTGAATCTCATTAGAGACGACGAGGCTTTAGTAATCAACTGCCAGAATTGGTTGCGGTACTTGCTTGACGAGGAAAACGAGATGATTAATGCTTCGTCGTATCGAGATTCATTCCTGGAAATAGTGAAGGATTTGAACCCGAgaatggtggtggtggtggacgAAGATTCGGATATGAACTCGCCTAGTCTTTGCTCGAGGATCACGACGGGGTTTAATTATCTTTGGATACCCTTTGATGCATTGGAAACATTCTTGCCAAAGGAGAGCCGTCAAAGGATAGAATATGAAGCGGACATGGGCCATAAGATCGAGAACATTGTGGGGTTTGAAGGGATACAAAGGATTGAAAGGTTAGAGTCGGGGATGAAACTATCGCAAAGAATGAAAAAAGTAGGGTTTGGGAGCGTTGGGTTCGATGAAGAAACGGTGAGGGAAGTCAAGTCGTTGCTAGATGAGCATGCGAGTGGATGGGGAATGAAGAAGGATGAAGACGATGTGTTGGTGTTAACATGGAAAGGTCACAATTCGGTTTACGCCACAGCTTGGGTCCCAAATATTAGTGGCTAG
- the LOC124940549 gene encoding BTB/POZ domain-containing protein At3g22104, whose amino-acid sequence MDDLSCDLEVDVNGEETFILDKKIIAAYSARISRLFGKSIGSAQKHLKIIFHDFPGGAKSFELAARFCYNHGRIHINPFNATVLHSTAHFMEMDSLTEQTHKSLEGIAYWSWSQLVLALKQCQDFLPFAVSSGMLEKILDSIIGRIVLANETASLSPSTSSPDSIGIIRHSCDTKSTESLRNSSIRSNWWYEDLASLNPDLIEMVVKTMMAKRRINHANISRFLFYFQKSKPCRKVTEAVIDMLHGLERNLISCKSLFGILRVISSMNVSKNCKNKLESMIGSVMDQSTLDNLLVPSPPGTNYLYDVNLVLRFMKAFQADDIGSLHRLKKVGSLIDLYIAEVAPDPFLKPSKFLALVKALPDSARDSFDEVYRSIDMYIEVHSGISEEDKANICLGMNYEKLSSEAWKHLALNKRFPSKSSVQALVSQQSNLKILLKTRPLMDSQANTKEKKDENHKQIVVFAEKLDVSEENEKLRAHLEGMQWRVMELEKVCKKMQSQMSKVAKSSGQSRTSSSSSSRSIPRLCS is encoded by the exons ATGGACGACCTATCTTGTGATCTTGAAGTGGATGTTAATGGGGAGGAGACTTTCATTCTCGACAAg AAAATCATCGCTGCTTATTCAGCTAGAATTAGTCGATTATTCGGCAAATCAATCGGGTCTGCCCAAAAGCATCTCAAGATTATATTTCATGATTTCCCTGGAGGAGCCAAGAGTTTTGAACTTGCTGCTCGCTTTTGTTACAATCATGGCAGAATTCATATAAATCCCTTCAACGCTACTGTTCTTCACTCAACTGCACATTTTATGGAAATGGACAGCTTAACCGAGCAAACCCATAAATCACTCGAAGGAATCGCCTATTGGTCGTGGTCTCAACTCGTGCTCGCCTTAAAACAGTGCCAAGATTTTCTCCCTTTCGCGGTTTCTTCTGGAATGCTCGAAAAAATTCTCGATTCAATCATTGGCAGGATCGTCCTTGCCAATGAAACTGCGAGTCTTAGCCCATCTACCTCCTCGCCAGATAGCATTGGAATAATCAGGCATTCTTGCGATACAAAAAGCACAGAGAGCTTGAGAAATAGCTCAATTCGGTCTAATTGGTGGTATGAAGATCTTGCTAGTTTGAATCCTGATTTGATTGAAATGGTTGTGAAAACCATGATGGCTAAAAGAAGAATCAATCACGCCAATATAAGTAGATTCCTGTTTTATTTCCAAAAGTCGAAACCTTGTAGAAAGGTAACTGAGGCAGTGATCGACATGCTACATGGTCTGGAGAGGAATTTAATTTCCTGCAAGAGCTTGTTTGGGATTCTCCGAGTGATTTCAAGCATGAACGTAAGCAAAAACTGCAAGAACAAATTGGAGAGTATGATCGGTTCGGTTATGGATCAATCCACGCTCGATAATCTTCTAGTTCCATCTCCACCCGGGACTAATTACCTATATGATGTGAATTTAGTGTTAAGGTTCATGAAAGCGTTTCAAGCTGACGATATCGGTTCATTACATCGGTTGAAGAAAGTTGGCAGTTTGATAGACTTGTACATAGCTGAGGTAGCACCCGATCCTTTCTTGAAACCGTCCAAGTTTTTGGCTCTTGTTAAGGCTCTCCCTGATTCAGCACGTGACTCGTTTGATGAAGTTTATCGATCAATCGACATGTATATTGAG GTTCATTCAGGGATATCGGAGGAAGATAAGGCAAACATTTGTTTAGGAATGAATTACGAGAAGCTGTCATCAGAAGCCTGGAAGCATTTAGCTTTAAACAAAAGATTTCCTTCTAAATCCTCTGTTCAAGCACTTGTATCGCAGCAGAGTAACCTGAAAATCTTGCTCAAAACGAGACCCTTGATGGATTCACAAGCAAATACCAAGGAAAAGAAGGATGAAAATCACAAGCAAATTGTTGTTTTCGCGGAAAAGCTCGACGTTTCAGAGGAAAACGAGAAGTTGAGAGCTCATCTAGAAGGCATGCAATGGAGGGTTATGGAACTAGAGAAAGTGTGCAAGAAAATGCAAAGCCAAATGTCGAAAGTGGCGAAATCGTCGGGACAGAGCCGGACTAGTAGTAGTAGTAGCAGTCGGTCAATACCCAGATTATGTTCTTGA
- the LOC124939732 gene encoding pentatricopeptide repeat-containing protein At3g12770-like has product MDDKLTIRIPCFVSPKRLIMAFSYYFWRRRILQPCNLRAYYFSAKQKKLFFSNLSEFSSSSSHLLLLDDYESNNDTKPNQTFDPQSFFASAIERAVNIRYLNKTHSQLFKWGLQEDGFLITKLIIGFCDVGEVHYARQLFDEFPDPYLHLWNAIIRGYSKHYMFTDAISIYGRMQFLSVSPDCFTLPPLLKACSGLPSLQLGQIVHAHIFRHGFESDVFVQNGLVSLYTKCQRIKLARIVFDGLLNHKTIVSWTSMISGYAQNDQPLDAVKIFHEMRRMDVVNPDHVTLVSVLRAYADLEDLENGKSLHGFVIKTGFEFELDLKIGLTAMYAKCGQVMTAKSLFDQVELPNVILWNAMISGFAKNSYPEEAMKYFKRMIITSTIPDSITVRSAILACSQMGSLEQARWIDNYVMKLYKDDIFVRTGLIDMYAKCGNVELARNVFNSTIEKDVVVWTAMIVGYGLHGYGKEAIDLFQTMKRVGVRANDVTFIGLLTACNHAGLVNEGWRFFHSMKEEFGIEPRHQHYACVVDILGRAGFLDKAYEFISKMPIEPGVSVWGALLSGCKIYRYVELGEYAAEKLFAIDPVNTGHYVQLSNLYASARMWNGVGKIRVLMKEMGLEKDVGYSMIEIGGKLHAFRMGDKTHPKVKEIYKKLDFLERRLIEAEFCLFVVN; this is encoded by the coding sequence ATGGACGATAAATTAACAATAAGAATCCCGTGTTTCGTTTCCCCGAAAAGGCTAATAATGGCTTTCAGTTATTATTTTTGGCGAAGAAGAATTTTGCAACCTTGTAATCTACGAGCGTATTATTTCAGTGCAAAgcaaaagaaattatttttctccAACTTATCagagttttcttcttcttcgtcgcatcttcttcttcttgacgATTACGAATCAAATAATGATACCAAACCCAACCAAACCTTCGATCCCCAGTCGTTTTTTGCCTCAGCTATCGAAAGGGCCGTAAACATTAGGTACTTAAACAAAACTCATTCTCAGTTATTTAAATGGGGATTGCAAGAAGAtggttttttaattacaaaGCTAATTATCGGATTCTGCGACGTCGGTGAAGTTCATTATGCCCGCCAACTGTTCGATGAATTTCCTGACCCATACCTTCACTTATGGAACGCTATCATTCGAGGTTACTCTAAGCATTATATGTTTACTGATGCTATTTCCATTTACGGGAGGATGCAGTTTTTGTCGGTAAGCCCGGATTGCTTCACTCTTCCTCCTCTTCTCAAAGCTTGCAGTGGACTGCCGTCGCTTCAACTGGGTCAAATTGTGCACGCACACATTTTCAGACACGGTTTTGAATCGGACGTGTTTGTTCAAAATGGACTCGTTTCATTATACACCAAATGTCAGCGAATCAAATTAGCTAGAATTGTTTTTGATGGCTTACTTAATCATAAGACAATAGTTTCCTGGACATCAATGATTTCAGGGTATGCCCAAAATGATCAACCTTTAGACGCAGTTAAAATCTTCCATGAAATGCGACGAATGGATGTTGTAAATCCAGATCACGTCACTCTCGTTAGTGTTCTAAGGGCGTACGCAGATTTAGAAGACTTGGAAAACGGAAAATCTCTCCATGGATTCGTGATCAAGACTggttttgaatttgaattggaTTTGAAAATCGGCCTCACAGCCATGTATGCAAAATGCGGGCAGGTTATGACAGCGAAATCACTCTTTGATCAAGTTGAGTTACCTAATGTCATACTTTGGAACGCCATGATTTCGGGTTTCGCAAAAAACAGTTATCCGGAAGAAGCCATGAAATACTTCAAGAGAATGATCATCACTTCCACCATACCCGATTCAATCACGGTAAGATCAGCAATCTTAGCTTGTTCTCAAATGGGTTCGCTGGAGCAAGCGAGATGGATCGATAACTACGTTATGAAATTGTATAAAGACGACATCTTTGTTCGAACAGGTCTTATAGACATGTACGCAAAATGCGGAAATGTAGAATTAGCTCGTAACGTATTTAACTCCACAATCGAAAAAGACGTAGTGGTGTGGACCGCTATGATAGTAGGTTATGGACTGCACGGATACGGAAAAGAAGCTATCGACCTTTTCCAAACCATGAAACGAGTTGGGGTCAGGGCTAACGACGTGACCTTCATTGGCCTTCTAACTGCATGTAACCACGCCGGTTTAGTAAATGAAGGATGGCGTTTTTTCCACTCGATGAAAGAAGAATTTGGAATCGAACCTCGCCACCAGCATTACGCTTGCGTAGTGGATATCCTGGGTCGGGCTGGGTTTTTGGATAAAGCTTACGAATTTATATCGAAAATGCCGATTGAACCGGGGGTTTCAGTTTGGGGGGCGCTTTTGAGTGGGTGTAAGATATATAGGTATGTAGAATTGGGGGAATATGCTGCTGAAAAGCTTTTTGCTATTGATCCTGTGAATACAGGACATTATGTGCAGTTATCGAATCTTTATGCTTCGGCTAGAATGTGGAATGGGGTTGGGAAGATTAGGGTTTTGATGAAGGAGATGGGATTGGAGAAGGATGTTGGGTATAGTATGATTGAAATTGGTGGAAAGCTTCATGCTTTTCGGATGGGTGATAAAACGCATCCCAAAGTGAAGGAGATTTATAAGAAGCTTGACTTCTTGGAAAGGAGGTTAATAGAGGCTGAATTTTGTCTGTTTGTTGTAAActag